A part of Hymenobacter swuensis DY53 genomic DNA contains:
- a CDS encoding helix-turn-helix domain-containing protein produces MASKYFGHIEISPEARQFVERSFLIADQIKHSLRTQGLTQKDLAERLGKKEPEVSRMLTGTHNFTLKMLIRLEQALGTQLVTTPQEVQSKAVAVTLHDSVATDDFTSADWHKMVMFVAPEEKPPRASNHTAGNQPKKAAGQPAAFSVLSEVCDLY; encoded by the coding sequence ATGGCTAGCAAGTATTTCGGCCACATCGAAATATCCCCCGAGGCCCGGCAATTCGTGGAACGCTCGTTCCTTATCGCCGACCAAATCAAACATTCATTGCGTACACAAGGGCTGACGCAAAAGGACTTGGCCGAACGGCTGGGTAAGAAAGAGCCCGAAGTAAGCCGGATGCTGACCGGCACCCACAACTTTACCCTTAAAATGCTCATCCGTTTGGAGCAAGCACTGGGGACGCAGCTGGTAACTACGCCGCAGGAAGTGCAAAGCAAAGCCGTGGCTGTCACGCTACACGATTCAGTGGCAACGGACGATTTCACCAGCGCCGATTGGCACAAGATGGTGATGTTTGTTGCACCCGAAGAAAAGCCGCCGCGAGCGAGTAATCACACTGCCGGAAACCAACCTAAAAAAGCTGCCGGTCAACCGGCAGCTTTTTCTGTGTTATCTGAGGTTTGTGACCTTTACTAA